A single genomic interval of Carettochelys insculpta isolate YL-2023 chromosome 28, ASM3395843v1, whole genome shotgun sequence harbors:
- the DCAKD gene encoding dephospho-CoA kinase domain-containing protein isoform X1 codes for MFLVGLSGGIASGKSTVVAVFRELGCAVIDADVIARQVVQPHFLAYQQIVHNFGSEILLESGEINREALGNIIFSHPEKRQLLNSITHPMIQREMLKQIFKYFVLGYRYVILDIPLLFETNMLTKFMKHTVLVYSDPQTQLSRLMKRNGLAQAEAEARIASQLPLDEKRKLADHVIDNSGDWESTRKQVLRLHSQLEDSLDFLLVRLVTVTTVAGIGGLLYFLLKHFL; via the exons ATGTTCCTGGTTGGCCTGTCGGGTGGAATTGCTTCAGGAAAAAGCACAGTAGTGGCCGTATTCCGGGAACTGGGCTGTGCCGTGATTGATGCCGATGTCATTGCCAGACAGG TGGTTCAGCCTCACTTCTTAGCCTATCAGCAGATAGTGCATAACTTTGGAAGTGAAATCCTCTTGGAGAGTGGGGAGATAAACCGGGAGGCCCTGGGAAACATCATCTTCTCCCACCCAGAGAAACGGCAGCTGCTGAACTCCATCACTCACCCTATGATCCAAAGAGAGATGCTGAAACAGATCTTTAAATACTTTGTGTTAG GCTATCGCTATGTTATTCTGGATATTCCTCTGCTGTTTGAGACCAATATGCTAACCAAGTTCATGAAACACACAGTCTTGGTTTACAG CGATCCGCAGACACAGCTGTCACGGCTGATGAAGAGGAATGGCCTGGCCCAGGCAGAGGCTGAAGCGCGCATCGCCTCCCAGCTGCCTCTTGATGAGAAGCGCAAATTAGCTGACCATGTGATTGACAACTCTGGGGACTGGGAGAGCACGCGGAAGCAGGTCCTGAGGCTGCACTCTCAGCTGGAGGACTCGCTGGATTTCCTCTTGGTGCGCTTAGTGACCGTCACAACAGTTGCTGGAATTGGTGGGCTGTTGTACTTCCTCCTCAAGCATTTTCTCTAG